Below is a window of Tolypothrix bouteillei VB521301 DNA.
GATCGATCCACAGAGTGGAGATTATTTTATCGATCCGGGGGAGGAGGTAGCTGTTCACAAAGCCCGACTGAAGTATCCTAATGGTATGGTTGGCATTATGCGTCTTAACGAAACTGGAACCTGTGGCAGAATGTGATTTCAGGTAGGTTCGGTGAAATTGGAGAACTCATTTTTGAAATTGAACTGATTGCGGCTGATGAAGAAAGATATCCTATTGAAGTATTGTTAGATACTGGCTTCTTGACAGGCTGGCTGGTACTGGATGTCCAAGATATCTATAGCTTGGGTTGGTCAAAGATAGAAAGTGAACGAGCGATGCAGATGGTACGTGGGAAGAGTTTTTTGACATCTATGAAGGAAGAGTGGTACTTCATGAGCAAGAATATATTATTCCAGTTCTATCAGCGTCAGAAATTCTTGAACCTTTATTAGGCTTACAGTGGTTGAAAATTCTGCCATTAACTGTAAATTTTGCAGCAGGAATTCTAACTTTGGAATAAAGATAAAAAGCTAATAGATTGTGATTTTATAATTGCTACCATATTGACACTCTTTCAATTAGAGAAAGTAAGATTTTCTGGAGAAATAGCATCAGTTCGATTGGGATGACTTTTTACTATGAAATAAGTCAAGAAACAGATTCCTATTCCTAGGATAGCTGGAGCAGCAACGCCAAGAGCAACAGCACTACTACCACCGACTACTGCAGCAGCAAGAGTCCCTGCAACCCCTGCTGTCGTTGATGCAAATCTTCCTGCACGTCTGGCATTTTTTCTGGCATCACGTTCGCGTTTGGGTAAATTTTCATCGTCTTCCAGTACTTTTCTAACGACTAGATCGGTTGTGACACTACTCACAAAACTTCCCAAGCCAGCAATACTCCCTGCAGTGCTACCTGCTACGGTAGGTGTTTGTTGAATAGCAGTATTGATAATTGTTTGTGATATTGGATTAACAGCTTGCATGGCAACTTTAGTTGCTTGTTGAGTGGCAAGTTGTGTTCCCAAACCAACTATACTTCCAGCTACAACACCACCACTAATTGCACCAAACTTTTTCACTTGCTCGCTTTTATGCTGACCTGTTTTACAGTAATAAGCAAAATGCTCGCAGTTATTAAAAAAAACGTTGTATGCCTTCTCACATAACTTACTCTTTGCTCGTTGCACGACCATGTCATTGGCGTTACAACTTCCGTACTCTTTTATATGAATTTTTCTGCCCTTTCCAAATCTATTTTTAGGAATGATAGCTACTCTTTGCATATCGTAATGAATGATGTAACCATCGCCGCAGTCAATTCCATGATGAGTGACAGGAAAGCCATCAAAGAAAAAACTAACGTATATATGATCTCCTCGACCCATAATGACATCTCTCTATAGAAATAC
It encodes the following:
- a CDS encoding lecithin retinol acyltransferase family protein, producing the protein MGRGDHIYVSFFFDGFPVTHHGIDCGDGYIIHYDMQRVAIIPKNRFGKGRKIHIKEYGSCNANDMVVQRAKSKLCEKAYNVFFNNCEHFAYYCKTGQHKSEQVKKFGAISGGVVAGSIVGLGTQLATQQATKVAMQAVNPISQTIINTAIQQTPTVAGSTAGSIAGLGSFVSSVTTDLVVRKVLEDDENLPKRERDARKNARRAGRFASTTAGVAGTLAAAVVGGSSAVALGVAAPAILGIGICFLTYFIVKSHPNRTDAISPENLTFSN